A genomic window from Terriglobia bacterium includes:
- a CDS encoding NAD(P)/FAD-dependent oxidoreductase — MAPRQRIVLVGGGHNALVAAFYLAKAGFKPLVLERRAMPGGAAVTEEFHPGFRVSSLAHTAGPLRTDVARDMRVEKFDCSMIHPDPRVFAPAPDGRAILFYNDHAKTAGNIARLSAKDAARYTEFAAALAEVAEVLAQLTRVTPPAIDQPSPEDLWNLLKAGRNIRALGKKRMFDLLRWAPMAVADFVSEFFETELLRSTIAARGIFGAALGPWSAGSTAVLLLRAAADPHPAGAASFSRGGLGSLTRALAESARKAGAEIRTNAEVAHIRSTGGAVTGVVLASGEEIACDAVVSGVDPKRTFFRLVDPAQLDPAFVLRIKNLRASGTVAKVHLALGDAPAFPALASVIGPDGFRQGLSGRIHIGPDLDYLERAFDASKYGEFSAHPWLDVTIPTFSDSTLAPAGKHVLSACVQFAPFRLRHGDWTTQRDALGKAVLETLETYSPGISHLVEAMQVITPQDLESAYGLTGGHIFHGELALDQLFTMRPVLDWARYRSPLRGLYLCGSGTHPGNGLTGASGANAAREISRDLR; from the coding sequence ATGGCCCCGCGACAGCGCATCGTTCTCGTTGGCGGCGGGCACAACGCCCTCGTCGCCGCTTTCTATCTCGCCAAGGCCGGCTTCAAGCCCCTGGTCCTCGAGCGCCGCGCCATGCCCGGCGGCGCCGCCGTCACCGAGGAGTTTCATCCCGGCTTCCGCGTCTCTTCTCTCGCGCACACCGCCGGCCCCCTCCGCACCGACGTCGCTCGCGACATGCGGGTGGAAAAATTCGATTGCTCCATGATCCACCCCGATCCCCGCGTCTTCGCTCCCGCGCCCGACGGCCGCGCCATCCTCTTCTATAACGACCACGCCAAGACCGCCGGCAACATCGCCCGCCTCTCCGCCAAGGACGCCGCCAGGTACACCGAATTCGCCGCCGCCCTCGCCGAAGTCGCCGAAGTCCTCGCCCAGCTCACCCGCGTCACCCCTCCGGCCATCGACCAGCCCTCCCCCGAAGATCTCTGGAATCTCCTTAAAGCCGGCCGCAACATCCGCGCTCTCGGCAAAAAGCGCATGTTCGACCTCCTCCGCTGGGCTCCCATGGCCGTCGCCGATTTCGTCTCCGAATTCTTCGAGACCGAGCTCTTGCGTTCCACCATCGCCGCCCGCGGCATCTTCGGCGCGGCCCTCGGCCCCTGGTCGGCCGGCTCCACGGCCGTGCTTCTCCTGCGTGCCGCCGCGGATCCCCACCCCGCTGGCGCGGCCTCCTTCTCCCGCGGCGGCCTCGGCTCGCTCACCCGCGCCCTCGCCGAATCCGCCCGCAAAGCCGGCGCCGAAATCCGCACCAACGCCGAAGTCGCCCACATCCGCAGCACGGGCGGCGCGGTCACCGGCGTGGTCCTGGCCTCCGGCGAAGAGATCGCCTGCGACGCCGTCGTCTCCGGCGTGGACCCCAAGCGCACCTTCTTCCGGCTCGTGGACCCCGCGCAGCTCGATCCCGCCTTCGTCCTGCGCATCAAGAATCTTCGCGCCTCTGGCACCGTCGCCAAAGTCCATCTCGCTCTCGGCGACGCTCCGGCCTTTCCAGCGCTCGCCTCTGTCATCGGCCCCGATGGCTTCCGCCAGGGCCTTTCCGGCCGCATCCACATCGGCCCCGACCTCGATTACCTCGAGCGCGCCTTCGACGCCTCCAAGTACGGCGAATTTTCCGCCCATCCCTGGCTCGACGTCACCATCCCCACCTTCAGCGACTCCACCCTCGCCCCTGCCGGCAAGCACGTTCTCTCCGCCTGCGTGCAGTTCGCCCCCTTCCGCCTGCGCCACGGCGACTGGACCACCCAGCGCGACGCCCTCGGCAAGGCCGTCCTCGAAACCCTGGAAACCTATTCCCCCGGCATCTCCCATCTCGTCGAAGCCATGCAGGTCATCACTCCGCAGGACCTCGAGTCCGCTTACGGCCTCACCGGCGGCCACATCTTCCACGGCGAGCTGGCCCTCGACCAGCTCTTCACCATGCGCCCCGTCCTCGACTGGGCCCGTTACCGCTCGCCCCTGCGCGGCCTCTATCTCTGCGGCTCCGGCACCCATCCCGGCAACGGCCTCACCGGCGCTTCCGGCGCCAACGCCGCCCGCGAAATCAGCCGTGATCTCCGGTAG
- a CDS encoding aspartate aminotransferase family protein has translation MTTKIDRNKLKKLHAREEQRFIAEHPRSAALYQRAQNSLLGGVPMNWMKKWAGAFPVFVETAQGAHFTDVDGRDYVDLCLGDTGAMTGHSPEIVAEAVARRLREGITFMLPTEDSVWVGEELQRRFGLPYWQFTLTATDANRFAIRIAREITQRSKILVFHYCYHGTVDETVVSLHDGVVGPRRGNLGPPVNPAETTRVVEFNDLAALEDALKHNDVACVLAEPAMTNVGIILPDNGYWKSARALIRRYGSLFIADETHTICAGPGGCTQLWHLEPDFFVMGKPIGSGIPGGAYGCTEEVARRIAARIHLEDCDVGGIGGTLAGNALSLAAMRVTLEKVLTPEAFSRMIPLAKRFNDGVAREIRAAGLPWNIQQLGCRAEYTFRDPAPRNGGESAAAGDFELERFLHLHALNRGVLLTPFHNMALMCPATTEADVDLHTKIFAEAARELVG, from the coding sequence ATGACCACGAAGATCGACCGCAACAAACTGAAGAAACTCCACGCCCGCGAGGAACAGCGCTTCATCGCCGAGCACCCCCGCTCCGCCGCGCTCTACCAGCGCGCCCAGAACTCCCTCCTCGGCGGCGTCCCCATGAACTGGATGAAGAAGTGGGCCGGCGCCTTCCCCGTTTTCGTCGAGACCGCCCAGGGCGCCCACTTTACCGACGTCGACGGCCGCGATTACGTGGACCTCTGCCTCGGCGACACCGGCGCCATGACCGGCCACTCCCCCGAAATCGTCGCCGAAGCCGTCGCCCGCCGTCTCCGCGAAGGCATCACCTTCATGCTTCCCACTGAAGACTCCGTCTGGGTCGGCGAAGAGCTCCAGCGCCGCTTCGGCCTGCCCTACTGGCAGTTCACTCTCACCGCCACCGACGCCAACCGCTTCGCCATCCGCATCGCCCGCGAAATCACCCAGCGCTCCAAAATCCTCGTCTTCCACTACTGCTACCACGGCACCGTGGACGAAACCGTCGTCTCCCTGCACGACGGCGTCGTCGGCCCGCGCCGCGGCAATCTCGGCCCCCCCGTCAATCCCGCCGAAACCACCCGCGTCGTCGAATTCAACGACCTCGCCGCTCTCGAAGACGCCCTCAAGCACAACGACGTCGCCTGCGTCCTCGCCGAGCCCGCCATGACCAACGTCGGCATCATCCTCCCCGACAATGGCTACTGGAAATCCGCCCGCGCCCTCATTCGCCGCTACGGCTCCCTGTTCATCGCCGATGAGACCCACACCATCTGCGCCGGCCCCGGCGGCTGCACCCAATTGTGGCATCTCGAGCCTGACTTCTTCGTCATGGGCAAGCCCATCGGCAGCGGCATTCCCGGCGGCGCCTACGGCTGCACCGAAGAGGTCGCCCGGCGCATCGCCGCCCGCATCCACCTCGAGGATTGCGACGTCGGCGGCATCGGCGGCACGCTCGCCGGCAACGCCCTCTCCCTCGCCGCCATGCGCGTCACTCTCGAAAAAGTCCTCACCCCCGAGGCCTTCTCCCGCATGATCCCCCTCGCCAAGCGCTTCAACGACGGCGTCGCCAGGGAAATCCGCGCCGCCGGCCTTCCCTGGAACATCCAGCAGCTCGGCTGCCGCGCCGAATACACTTTCCGCGATCCCGCCCCGCGCAACGGCGGCGAATCCGCCGCTGCCGGCGACTTCGAACTCGAGCGCTTCCTGCACCTCCACGCCCTCAACCGCGGCGTCCTCCTCACCCCGTTCCACAACATGGCCCTCATGTGCCCCGCCACCACCGAGGCCGACGTCGACCTGCACACCAAAATCTTCGCCGAAGCCGCCCGGGAGTTGGTCGGCTGA
- a CDS encoding carbonic anhydrase: MGAIEKVLAANAQFALDYDPGLVSPRPRLGLAVLTCMDTRLSRRALGLGPQDAHIIRNAGGIVTDDVLRSLLISHYVLETSEVMVINHTDCGLMKASEEALHAQIERQAGLPPSSPVHFYAFRDVEANVREQLAKLDAHSWIHSGLKIRGFVFDVRTGHLREVLR, from the coding sequence ATGGGCGCCATTGAAAAAGTCTTGGCCGCAAATGCGCAATTCGCTCTCGATTATGACCCGGGACTCGTTTCCCCGCGGCCCCGCCTCGGCCTGGCCGTGCTCACCTGCATGGACACCCGGCTCTCCCGCCGGGCCCTGGGCCTCGGTCCCCAAGATGCCCACATCATCCGCAACGCCGGCGGGATTGTGACCGACGATGTCCTGCGCTCCCTGCTCATTTCCCACTACGTCCTCGAAACCTCGGAAGTCATGGTCATCAATCACACCGACTGCGGCTTGATGAAGGCGTCCGAGGAAGCTCTCCACGCGCAAATCGAGCGCCAGGCGGGGCTCCCGCCCAGTTCGCCCGTCCATTTCTATGCCTTTCGCGACGTGGAAGCCAATGTCCGCGAACAGCTCGCCAAGCTCGACGCCCACAGTTGGATCCACAGCGGCCTGAAGATCCGCGGCTTCGTCTTCGATGTTCGCACCGGCCATCTCCGCGAAGTCCTCCGCTGA